From a region of the Pseudomonas fulva 12-X genome:
- a CDS encoding DUF1329 domain-containing protein: protein MLNIKGVAVALVLLAGNSMAAVSPQDAAKLGTSLTPLGAEKAGNAAGTIPAWTGGITQAPAGYKGSGTHHIDPFAADKPLFTITKANLAQYRDQLTPGQVALFETYPDSFQMPVYPSRRSGSAPQWVYANTAENAVSAKLLDGGNGFADAYGGIPFPIPQNGVEALWNHIARYRGTYVVRRASEVAVQRNGSFSLVTSQQEALFKFYDPKGSYANLNNILFYYLSFTRSPARLAGGAVLVHETLDQVKEPRQAWGYNAGQRRVRRAPNLAYDTPISTADGLRTADDTDMFNGAPDRYDWKLLGKREIYIPYNSYKLTSPEVKYKDLLQVGHLNPAYTRYELHRVWVVEGTLKPGQRHIYSKRTLYLDEDSWQAAVVDQYDGRGELWRVSMAYLKNYYELPTTWSALDVFHDLQARRYHVQNLDNEEANTIDFSQPMAEDSYFTPAALRRRGTR from the coding sequence ATGCTGAACATCAAGGGTGTCGCCGTCGCGCTGGTACTGCTGGCCGGCAACAGCATGGCGGCCGTATCGCCGCAGGACGCCGCCAAGCTGGGCACCAGCCTCACGCCGCTGGGCGCCGAGAAGGCCGGCAACGCTGCCGGCACCATCCCGGCCTGGACCGGTGGCATCACCCAGGCGCCGGCCGGTTACAAGGGCTCGGGTACTCACCATATCGACCCGTTCGCCGCCGACAAGCCGCTGTTCACCATCACCAAGGCCAACCTGGCTCAGTACCGTGACCAACTGACACCTGGGCAGGTGGCGTTGTTCGAGACCTACCCGGACAGCTTCCAGATGCCGGTCTACCCCAGCCGTCGTTCGGGCTCGGCACCGCAGTGGGTGTATGCCAATACCGCCGAGAACGCGGTCAGCGCCAAGCTGCTCGACGGCGGCAATGGTTTTGCCGATGCCTACGGCGGCATCCCGTTCCCGATTCCGCAGAACGGCGTGGAAGCGCTGTGGAACCACATCGCCCGCTACCGCGGCACCTACGTGGTGCGCCGCGCCTCGGAAGTGGCGGTGCAGCGCAACGGCTCCTTCTCGCTGGTCACCTCGCAGCAGGAAGCGCTGTTCAAGTTCTATGACCCCAAGGGCAGCTACGCCAACCTGAACAACATCCTGTTCTATTACCTGTCGTTCACCCGCAGCCCGGCGCGTCTGGCCGGCGGCGCGGTGCTGGTCCACGAGACCCTGGATCAGGTCAAGGAGCCCCGCCAGGCCTGGGGTTACAACGCCGGCCAGCGCCGGGTGCGTCGTGCGCCGAACCTGGCCTACGACACGCCGATTTCCACGGCCGATGGCCTGCGTACCGCCGACGACACCGACATGTTCAACGGCGCGCCGGATCGCTACGACTGGAAGCTGCTCGGCAAGCGCGAGATCTACATCCCCTACAACAGCTACAAGCTCACCAGCCCAGAGGTGAAATACAAGGACCTGCTGCAGGTCGGCCACCTCAACCCGGCCTACACGCGCTATGAGCTGCACCGCGTGTGGGTGGTGGAGGGCACGCTCAAGCCGGGCCAGCGACACATCTATTCCAAGCGCACCCTGTATCTCGATGAAGACAGCTGGCAGGCCGCCGTGGTCGATCAGTACGATGGTCGCGGCGAGCTGTGGCGCGTGTCCATGGCCTACCTGAAGAACTACTACGAGCTGCCGACCACCTGGTCTGCGCTGGACGTGTTCCATGATCTGCAGGCGCGTCGCTACCACGTGCAGAACCTGGACAACGAGGAAGCCAACACCATCGACTTCAGCCAGCCGATGGCCGAAGACAGTTACTTCACACCGGCAGCATTGCGTCGTCGTGGCACCCGATAG
- a CDS encoding WD40/YVTN/BNR-like repeat-containing protein — protein sequence MSEPMVRRTRSGKKPRPVLQALALCSLLVAGVPVLQAQAADAATFSVPSTRAVSSLLLDVAHAGKRLVAVGERGHVLYSDDGGANWTQAKVPTRQMLTAVYFVDDQHGWAVGHDALILASSDGGATWTKQFEDLQREAPLLDVWFKDAQHGFAIGAYGALLETSDGGATWDDVSDRLDNEDTYHLNAIADVPGAGLFIVGEAGSVFRSTDGGQSWETLESPYQGSLFGVIASGEANGLVMFGLRGHLFHSKDAGETWQQVALTTAGGGDLEFGLASAATLEDGSIVVVGHGGSVLRSTDHGNSFSVFNRPDRLSVAGVTAGADGKLVLVGQGGVRLTTETGANPGQQ from the coding sequence ATGAGTGAGCCCATGGTGCGGCGCACCCGAAGCGGTAAGAAACCGCGGCCCGTGCTGCAGGCCCTGGCACTGTGCTCGTTGCTGGTGGCGGGCGTGCCGGTGCTGCAGGCCCAGGCTGCCGACGCAGCGACCTTCTCGGTGCCGTCGACGCGGGCCGTCTCCAGTCTCCTGCTCGATGTAGCCCATGCCGGCAAGCGCCTGGTGGCGGTCGGCGAGCGCGGCCACGTACTGTACTCCGACGACGGCGGCGCCAACTGGACCCAGGCCAAGGTGCCGACCCGCCAGATGCTCACCGCCGTGTATTTCGTCGACGACCAGCACGGCTGGGCGGTCGGCCACGATGCGCTGATTCTGGCCAGCAGCGACGGCGGCGCCACCTGGACCAAGCAGTTCGAGGACCTGCAGCGCGAAGCGCCGCTGCTCGACGTGTGGTTCAAGGACGCCCAGCACGGCTTCGCCATCGGCGCCTACGGTGCGCTGCTGGAAACCAGCGATGGCGGCGCCACCTGGGACGACGTCAGCGACCGCCTCGACAACGAAGACACCTATCACCTCAACGCCATCGCCGATGTACCGGGCGCCGGTCTGTTCATCGTCGGCGAGGCGGGTAGCGTATTTCGCTCCACCGACGGCGGGCAAAGCTGGGAAACCCTGGAAAGCCCCTATCAGGGCTCGCTGTTCGGCGTGATCGCCAGCGGCGAGGCCAATGGCCTGGTGATGTTCGGCCTGCGCGGCCACCTGTTCCATTCCAAGGACGCCGGTGAAACCTGGCAGCAGGTTGCGCTGACCACAGCCGGTGGCGGCGACCTGGAGTTCGGGCTGGCCAGTGCGGCGACCCTGGAAGACGGCAGCATCGTGGTGGTCGGCCATGGCGGCAGCGTGCTGCGCAGCACCGACCACGGCAACAGCTTCAGCGTGTTCAACCGCCCGGATCGTTTGTCCGTGGCGGGCGTCACCGCCGGTGCAGACGGCAAATTGGTACTGGTCGGGCAGGGCGGCGTACGCCTGACCACCGAGACCGGTGCCAATCCAGGCCAACAATAA